In a genomic window of Trichoderma atroviride chromosome 4, complete sequence:
- a CDS encoding uncharacterized protein (EggNog:ENOG41~TransMembrane:11 (o157-178i190-208o220-238i250-271o277-300i371-392o404-424i436-458o464-483i504-527o533-554i)): protein MAEIYNHPESKGAHDASMEKGVTYTEEEEYAQNLQAKIRNPLKGIPREQLMTDVESFASRHGLSEHTLLLKKGALIAQNPAEAHNIDGDERLTPHELNILEREVTHKWHMPARLFITIATCSIGAAVQGWDQTGSNGATIFWPDVYGIGDQTITRNAILVGLINAAPYIGSAFIGCWLSDPINNHFGRRGVIFFAAHFCIWPVIGSAFCHSWQQQLACRLLMGIGMGAKASTVPIYAAENAPASIRGALVMSWQMWTAFGILLGSAFNLAVYHVKDINWRLMLGAPFIPAVPLVALIYFCPESPRWYMKKGRYADAWKSLVVLRNDPIQVARDIYYISAQLDIEKELIGKTNYITRFTQLFTVPRIRRANLAAFTVMIAQQMCGINIIAFYSTTVFVNAGFTQFRALIGSFGFGLVNWIFAFPAFWTIDTFGRRSLLLFTFPQMFWTLLAAGLCTLISDSHETARTGLVSLFVFLFGAFYSPGEGPVPFTYSAEVYPLSHRETGMGFAVATCLFWAAVLGTSFPFLLERLQTVGAFGLYAGFNVVAFIMIFLWVPETMQRTLEELDYVFAVPVRTFMKYQITVALPWWFKKYVFFQWSATKPPLYEFDAVASDLRRASIHQATVASSDDESKRAY from the exons AGAAGGGAGTCACCTacaccgaagaagaggagtaTGCCCAGAATCTCCAGGCCAAGATTCGCAACCCGCTCAAGGGCATTCCTCGGGAACAGCTCATGACCGATGTCGAGTCCTTTGCGTCTCGTCACGGGCTCTCAGAGCACACCCTCCTGCTCAAGAAGGGCGCGCTTATTGCCCAAAACCCCGCCGAAGCACACAAcattgatggtgatgagagGCTCACCCCACATGAATTGAACATTCTGGAGCGTGAAGTGACACACAAGTGGCACATGCCCGCAAGactcttcatcaccatcgcGACATGCTCCATTGGTGCCGCCGTTCAAGGTTGGGACCAGACTGGCAGCAACGGTGCCACCATCTTCTGGCCCGACGTGTATGGTATTGGTGACCAAACTATCACTCGCAACGCTATTCTCGTCGGTCTCATCAACGCCGCTCCCTACATTGGCAGCGC TTTCATCGGTTGCTGGCTCTCTGACCCCATCAACAACCACTTCGGTCGCCGTGgtgtcatcttcttcgccgctcACTTCTGTATCTGGCCCGTTATTGGTTCCGCCTTCTGTCATTCCTGGCAACAGCAGCTTGCCTGTAGATTGCTCATGGGCATTGGTATGGGCGCAAAGGCCTCTACTGTCCCCATCTATGCTGCAGAGAATGCCCCAGCTTCCATCAGAGGTGCTTTGGTCATGTCATGGC AAATGTGGACTGCTTTTGGTATCTTGCTTGGAAGCGCCTTCAACTTGGCTGTCTATCACGTAAAAGACATCAACTGGCGACTCATGCTTGGCGCTCCTTTCATTCCCGCTGTCCCTCTGGTTGCCCTCATCTACTTCTGCCCCGAGTCACCTCGTTGGTACATGAAAAAGGGTCGCTATGCCGATGCCTGGAAGTCTCTCGTTGTCCTTCGAAACGACCCAATCCAGGTTGCCCGAGACATTTACTACATCTCTGCCCAGCTGGATATCGAGAAGGAGCTCATTGGAAAGACAAACTACATCACCCGATTCACTCAGCTCTTCACTGTCCCCCGTATTCGCCGTGCCAACTTGGCTGCTTTTACCGTCATGATTGCCCAGCAGATGTgcggcatcaacatcatcgcATTCTACTCGACCACCGTCTTTGTCAACGCTGGCTTCACTCAATTCCGGGCTCTCATTGGCTCATTTGGATTCGGTCTTGTCAACTGGATCTTTGCCTTCCCTGCTTTCTGGACTATTGATACC TTTGGTCGCCGaagcctgctgctcttcACCTTCCCTCAGATGTTCTGGactctcttggctgctggtcTCTGCACCTTGATCTCTGATAGCCATGAGACGGCCCGAACCGGCCTTGTCAGccttttcgtcttcctctttggAGCCTTCTACTCGCCCGGAGAAGGCCCCGTTCCTTTCACCTACAGTGCTGAAGTGTACCCTCTGTCCCACCGTGAGACTGGTATGGGTTTCGCCGTCGCCACCTGCTTGTTCTGGGCTGCCGTCTTGGGAACTTCATTCCCCTTCCTGCTCGAGCGTCTCCAGACCGTTGGTGCCTTCGGTCTCTACGCTGGCTTCAACGTTGTCGCTTTCATCATGATCTTCCTCTGGGTTCCCGAGACCATGCAGCGCACTCTCGAGGAGCTTGACTATGTCTTTGCTGTTCCCGTCCGCACCTTTATGAAGTACCAGATCACCGTTGCTCTGCCCTGGTGGTTCAAGAAGTACGTCTTCTTCCAGTGGAGCGCGACCAAGCCTCCTCTGTACGAGTTCGACGCTGTCGCCTCTGATCTACGCAGAGCGTCTATCCACCAGGCTACCGTAGCATCATCGGATGATGAGAGCAAGCGAGCCTACtaa
- a CDS encoding uncharacterized protein (EggNog:ENOG41~TransMembrane:13 (o416-439i451-470o507-523i530-555o561-580i587-605o647-672i1089-1108o1120-1141i1172-1192o1198-1220i1227-1250o1314-1335i)) produces MALADDGKDDDAVGQLAAVDVEKAELGSTTDASTDVPLTHNKLDQSRFSIANAVNLSLDDVEPTDVQIRGLTIAVDTSPSWLDPSTYPELFSAKLKAAPRIKTLLHSVDASLKPGTLTAIIGGSGSGKTTLLNNLAERVVSSRLSQQGLATFNGRVGVNSVRHAYVMQQDILLPTLTVRETLRYSADLRLPSSTSAEDRERVVEEVIRELGLKECANTRIGNSQHRGCSGGEKRRVSIGVQLLANPSVLFLDEPTTGLDATSAFQLVRTLKSLAQKGRTVITTIHQPRSEIWDLFDNLVILSKGSPVFSGPVSECLPWFKELGYQLPLFVNPAEFVIDIAAVDNRTTELEEETSTRLERLKAAWKIESESRFPPIQDIAVMGKRKKRSQAATHAGFFRQVRILTDRTLKVTYRDPLGMTASLVEAVIMGVVIGYLFFNLGRDQAGIRSREGLLYIATGLQGYLILMFETYRLTIDMPTFDRESSEHCVDAVPYILSRRLARLITEDFPVPFLFSLILYFMAGFDHNAAKFFTFFSIGFVNHYVCVMCAFTCVVAVRHFPGASLIANFAFTMQSLACGMFIQSNTIPVYVRWLKWITWSFYTFGAYCGNEFQGSFYDCPESGGPSNPACLQYTGEFIMSSLGFPRNWVARPIVCLASFVVFFFILSAIGLHYIKVEMTIARSRVSDTDLSAGKEKMTARSIAEVRAIDVELENFSLDLDKRALNGKKLPRKNILKPINVNFQAGTLNIIMGPSGSGKTSLLNSMALRLRNSIGTHYRPSGKMSFNGAVPSASVVRSVCSYVCQDDDALLPSLTVRETLRFSAALRLPSFMSKQEKYQRAEEVLMKMGLKDCADNMIGNDLVKGISGGEKRRVSIAVQVLTDPRVLLLDEPTSGLDAFTASSIMEVLQGLANEGRTLILTIHQPRSDLFRHFGNVLLLARGGSPAYAGPAKDMLNYFSKQGYQCPQHSNPADFALDMITVDLQRDDREAESRERVGKLIEHWKKHSSEADVSRLPGIVETDEMDEKKTSHEDVNVVPSKESEPRRKSFNKANLSTPAELGALVHEPTSLATALPLLLHRAAINTRRQPQLIMARTMQVVGLAIIFALFFAPLHHDYYAVQNWMGYIQEVGAFYFVGMLQNVAIYPTERDVFYREDDDGVYGVDAFLLSYTILEVPFEILSCLVFGILMCLAVGLPRTATMYFVSVFGCFGIVSCGESLGIMFNTVVSHIGFAVNIMGMFLSIANAMAGILSIDAPKAFKALNYLSPIRYSLRAIAPYALRNEKFYCKPEQLLADGTCPIETGKQVLQLYDFDDNPVVNVAALAGCVVVYRLLAWLLLKLARARWGSSKK; encoded by the exons ATGGCTCTAGCTGACGATGGcaaagacgacgatgctGTTGGGCAGCTTGCCGCAGTCGATGTGGAGAAGGCGGAGCTTGGAAGCACAACGGACGCATCTACAGACGTGCCCCTAACCCACAACAAGCTCGACCAGAGCcgcttctccatcgccaacgcGGTGAATCTGTCTCTCGACGATGTCGAGCCCACTGATGTGCAGATCCGGGGACTGACCATTGCCGTCGATACTTCTCCTTCATGGCTGGACCCTTCTACCTATCCCGAGCTGTTCTCTGCCAAGTTGAAGGCTGCACCACGCATCAAGACACTCTTGCATTCGGTTGATGCTAGCTTGAAGCCCGGGACACTGACTGCCATCATAGGCGGCAGTGGTTCCGGCAAGACTACGCTGCTCAATAATCTCGCTGAGAGAGTTGTCAGCTCGAGACTCAGTCAACAGGGGCTCGCAACGTTTAATGGCCGGGTGGGCGTGAACAGTGTTCGACATGCCTATGTGATGCAGCAAGATATCCTATTGCCGACTCTGACAGTTCGGGAGACGTTGAGATACTCAGCTGACCTTCGACTCCCATCCTCGACTAGTGCTGAAGACCGCGAGAGAGTCGTCGAGGAGGTCATTCGTGAGCTAGGCCTCAAAGAATGCGCAAACACTCGCATAGGAAACAGCCAACACCGAGGATGCTCCGGAGGCGAAAAGAGACGTGTGAGCATTGGTGTTCAGCTCCTGGCAAACCCATCCGTGCTCTTCCTCGACGAACCAACCACCGGCCTCGACGCAACGAGTGCGTTCCAGCTCGTACGAACTCTCAAATCACTGGCGCAAAAGGGCAGAACCGTCATCACCACAATCCACCAGCCCCGATCGGAAATCTGGGACCTGTTCGACAACCTCGTCATCTTGTCCAAGGGCAGTCCCGTCTTCTCAGGCCCCGTCTCGGAATGCCTCCCCTGGTTCAAGGAGCTTGGATACCAACTACCGCTGTTCGTCAACCCGGCAGAATTCGTCATCGACATTGCTGCCGTGGACAATCGCACCACTGAactagaagaagaaacctCTACCCGCCTCGAGAGATTGAAAGCGGCATGGAAGATTGAAAGCGAAAGTCGTTTTCCACCTATACAGGACATTGCTGTGATGGGAAAACGCAAGAAGCGCTCGCAGGCGGCGACGCATGCAGGCTTCTTCCGCCAAGTGCGAATTCTAACAGACCGGACTCTGAAAGTCACATACCGGGATCCCCTCGGCATGACGGCCTCTCTGGTGGAGGCTGTCATAATGGGAGTTGTGATTGGGTACTTGTTTTTCAACCTTGGCCGTGATCAGGCTGGCATCCGATCCCGCGAAGGTCTCCTCTACATCGCAACCGGTCTTCAGGGCTACTTGATTCTCATGTTTGAAACGTATCGCTTGACCATCGACATGCCAACATTTGACCGCGAGTCATCAGAGCACTGCGTCGATGCTGTACCTTACATCTTGTCCCGGCGCTTGGCTCGTCTCATCACAGAAGATTTTCCCGTGCCGTTCTTGTTTTCCCTCATCCTGTATTTCATGGCTGGGTTCGATCACAATGCCGCAAAGTTCTTCACCTTTTTCAGTATTGGCTTTGTCAACCATTACGTTTGCGTCATGTGTGCTTTCACATGCGTAGTGGCGGTGAGGCACTTCCCAGGGGCGAGTTTGATTGCCAATTTTGCTTTTACAATGCAGAGTTTAGCATGCGGAATGTTCATACAGAGCAATACTATTCCGGTTTATGTTCGATGGCTGAAATGGATTACTTGGTCG TTTTATACCTTTGGAGCCTACTGTGGAAATGAGTTTCAAGGCAGCTTTTATGACTGCCCTGAGTCGGGTGGCCCTTCAAACCCTGCCTGTCTTCAGTATACTGGAGAGTTCATCATGTCTTCACTTGGTTTCCCCAGAAACTGGGTTGCCCGTCCTATTGTCTGCCTTGCATCCTTTgtcgtctttttcttcatcttgtcaGCCATTGGGCTGCATTATATCAAAGTCGAAATGACCATTGCTCGATCGCGAGTTTCAGATACAGATTTGTCAGccggaaaagagaagatgacaGCACGATCCATCGCAGAAGTTCGAGCCATCGATGTTGAGCTGGAGAATTTCTCTCTAGATCTCGATAAACGAGCCTTGAATGGCAAGAAGTTGCCGCGAAAGAATATACTCAAGCCAATCAATGTGAATTTTCAGGCTGGTACACTGAATATCATCATGGGGCCGTCTGGCAGTGGGAAAACATCGCTGCTCAATTCAATGGCGCTGCGACTGCGCAACTCGATTGGCACTCACTACCGCCCATCTGGGAAAATGTCCTTCAACGGTGCAGTTCCGTCCGCTTCGGTTGTTCGATCGGTGTGCTCATACGTCTgccaagacgacgatgctctTCTGCCTTCGTTGACGGTTCGTGAGACACTGCGCTTTTCAGCTGCACTGCGGTTGCCATCTTTTATgagcaaacaagaaaaataCCAACGCGCCGAAGAGGTGCTCATGAAGATGGGCTTGAAAGACTGTGCGGATAATATGATAGGCAATGATTTGGTCAAAGGCATCTCGGGAGGAGAGAAGCGACGAGTATCCATTGCTGTGCAAGTCCTCACTGACCCTCGAGTACTTCTCCTTGACGAACCAACATCTGGATTGGACGCTTTCACCGCAAGCTCGATAATGGAAGTTCTTCAAGGCCTTGCGAATGAAGGTAGAACGCTCATCCTGACTATTCATCAACCTCGATCGGACTTGTTCAGGCACTTTGGCAATGTATTGCTGCTTGCCCGTGGCGGCTCCCCAGCCTATGCTGGTCCTGCCAAAGATATGCTTAATTACTTTAGCAAACAGGGGTATCAGTGTCCCCAGCATTCAAATCCAGCTGATTTTGCCCTGGATATGATTACCGTCGACCTGCAGCGAGATGacagagaggcagagagcagGGAGCGAGTGGGAAAACTCATCGAGCACTGGAAGAAGCATTCATCCGAGGCAGACGTGTCTCGACTTCCGGGGATTGTTGAAAcagatgagatggacgaaaagaagacgtcTCATGAAGATGTCAATGTAGTACCGTCGAAAGAGTCCGAACCTCGACGCAAATCCTTCAACAAAGCCAACCTTTCAACGCCAGCAGAACTCGGCGCCCTCGTCCATGAGCCGACTTCTCTCGCCACCGCCTTGCCTCTACTCCTACATCGTGCCGCCATTAACACGCGCCGCCAACCCCAGCTCATCATGGCCCGTACGATGCAAGTGGTTGGattggccatcatcttcgccctcttctttgcGCCGTTGCACCACGACTACTATGCCGTGCAGAACTGGATGGGCTACATACAGGAAGTCGGCGCCTTTTATTTCGTCGGGATGCTGCAGAATGTGGCCATCTATCCAACCGAGCGAGATGTCTTTTATcgagaagacgacgacggagTATATGGCGTCGATGCATTCCTGCTCTCGTACACAATCCTCGAGGTTCCCTTTGAGATTCTCAGCTGCTTGGTTTTCGGCATCCTGATGTGTCTCGCCGTCGGCCTTCCCAGGACAGCAACCATGTACTTTGTCTCAGTGTTTGGCTGTTTCGGCATCGTCTCATGCGGCGAAAGCCTCGGCATCATGTTCAACACCGTCGTCAGCCACATCGGCTTTGCGGTCAACATCATGGGCATGTTCCTCTCCATTGCCAACGCCATGGCCGGCATCCTTTCCATCGACGCTCCAAAGGCCTTCAAGGCGCTCAACTACCTCTCGCCGATCCGGTATTCGCTGCGCGCCATCGCTCCCTACGCCCTGCGCAACGAGAAGTTCTACTGCAAGCCGGAGCAGCTACTCGCAGATGGCACGTGTCCGATTGAAACGGGTAAGCAGGTACTGCAGCTGTATGATTTCGACGACAATCCGGTGGTGAATGTGGCAGCTTTGGCGGGATGTGTCGTTGTGTATCGGCTGCTGGCCTGGCTTTTGTTGAAGTTGGCGAGGGCACGATGGGGCAGCTCCAAGAAGTAG
- a CDS encoding uncharacterized protein (MEROPS:MER0005767) codes for MTVSHTSNVGPLNVLVSTRAVLTLPDNSLVISPATICVSPELGKIVSIVPEIVPASAFPPSATYVDHSPKLLLPGLVDAHVHLNEPGRTEWEGFWTGTRAAASGGVTTVVDMPLNAIPPTTTLHGFEEKLKASRGQCWVDVGFYGGVIPGNSDELKPLVEAGVRGFKGFLIESGVDEFPAVSAKDVALAMETLKDEPTTLMFHAEMIPPITDSVGDAVQTSDPPAAPKGELTAYSTFLESRPPSFETYAIEEILAHAHIAPSLHLHIVHLSATQAIPILKAARQRGINITAETCFHYLGLSAEEIEKGDTRHKCCPPIREANNRDGLWEELVADDSCIRTVVSDHSPCTPQLKLLPDHLERPSMPHSDSAVDINGPQDASSVKTIARGDFFAAWGGISSVGLGLPILHTAAKKRSESSKAPTITDMVRLCCQATAEQVGLSHRKGALKVGMDADICVFDDAHTWTFTQGDMRWKNRCSPWQGHEFTGRVMETWLRGRKVFDLTAPGDGFVEGKPFGESITEKRIF; via the coding sequence ATGACCGTCTCTCATACCTCCAACGTCGGGCCTCTCAACGTCCTCGTCTCGACGCGAGCAGTCCTCACGCTTCCGGACAACTCCCTCGTCATCTCTCCGGCCACCATTTGCGTATCCCCCGAGCTCGGCAAGATTGTCTCTATTGTGCCAGAGATTGTCCCTGCCTCGGCCTTCCCTCCCAGCGCTACCTATGTAGACCACTCTCccaagctgttgctgcccGGTCTCGTGGATGCCCACGTCCACCTGAACGAGCCTGGCCGAACCGAATGGGAGGGATTCTGGACCGGCACCCGAGCAGCCGCGAGCGGCGGCGTCACCACCGTCGTTGATATGCCGCTCAATGCCATCCCGCCGACAACTACTCTCCACGGTTTcgaggagaagctcaaggccaGCCGCGGCCAGTGCTGGGTAGATGTAGGCTTCTACGGCGGAGTCATTCCCGGAAATTCAGACGAGTTGAAGCCACTCGTAGAGGCCGGCGTCAGAGGATTCAAGGGCTTCCTCATCGAGTCCGGCGTTGACGAGTTTCCTGCCGTGTCGGCCAAAGATGTCgcgctggccatggagaCTCTCAAGGACGAGCCGACCACTTTGATGTTCCACGCCGAGATGATTCCTCCCATTACAGACTCGGTTGGAGATGCCGTGCAGACGTCTGATCCTCCTGCCGCTCCCAAAGGCGAATTGACCGCCTACAGCACATTCCTCGAGTCCCGGCCGCCTTCTTTCGAAACGTACGCCATTGAGGAAATCCTCGCGCACGCCCATATCGCCCCATCGCTGCACTTGCACATTGTACACTTGTCGGCGACGCAAGCGATTCCCATCCTCAAGGCGGCTCGCCAGAGAGGCATCAACATCACCGCCGAAACTTGCTTCCACTACCTAGGACTTTCGGCagaggagattgaaaagggCGACACGAGACACAAGTGCTGCCCTCCCATCCGCGAGGCCAACAACCGAGATGGCCTGTGGGAAGAGCTGGTCGCCGACGACTCCTGCATCCGAACCGTCGTATCCGACCACTCGCCTTGCACTCCtcagctgaagctgctcccCGATCACCTTGAGAGGCCTTCGATGCCTCATTCAGATTCTGCCGTCGACATTAATGGGCCCCAAGATGCTTCATCTGTCAAGACTATAGCCCGTGGCGACTTCTTCGCTGCTTGGGGCGGCATCTCTTCCGTCGGTCTTGGTCTGCCTATTCTGCATACCGCAGCCAAGAAGCGCTCCGAATCTTCCAAGGCGCCAACCATTACAGACATGGTCCGCCTCTGCTGCCAAGCCACCGCCGAGCAGGTCGGTCTGTCCCATCGCAAGGGCGCTCTGAAGGTCGGCATGGACGCTGATATTTGTGTTTTCGACGACGCCCACACCTGGACTTTTACTCAGGGCGACATGCGTTGGAAGAACCGCTGTTCACCTTGGCAGGGCCATGAGTTTACCGGTCGCGTCATGGAGACTTGGCTTCGTGGTCGCAAGGTGTTTGATCTGACAGCTCCCGGCGATGGCTTTGTCGAGGGCAAGCCGTTTGGGGAGTCCATCACTGAGAAGAGAATTTTTTAA